In Shewanella sp. MR-4, the genomic stretch AGACCTGCCCCGTGAAGCCTCGATGGGCGCGCTGCTGATCCACTCGATCAGTGCCGTTATCCTGATTGCCTTTACCATAGTGCATATCTGGATGGCAACCGTACTCAGTGAAGGTGGTATGGAGTGTATGAAGTCAGGCTATTGTGATGAGAACTGGGCTATCCAGCACCACAATTTATGGTATGACGAAATCAAGGCCAACGGCAGTCTGCGTTATAAAGACTAACTAAAGCGTGATGCTTTAATCTGATAAAAACACCTCGCACTGCGGGGTGTTTTTTTACCCTTAAACCACTCATAAATCATTAACAAGTGCTTTATTTTCATCCGAAAAGCGACCGATTTTTCGCGATCACACAAGTGCAGAAACCATGAGCGAGTTAACGCTTTTGCATCGCAGTCCCTGCTTGTCCGGTCACAAACTGTTCTAGATCAAATCCTACTCAATCTATTCCTACTATATTGCCCTCACGCGCGATGATTAACGGCAAGCAAGATGATTTCATTATCTTTTCCACCTCTAATCTTCACTTTTTGATAACAAGCTCAATCCCTCGAAAAGTCGCGCCATCCAAGAACCATAACCCCTCATTCAGGAGTCAGCATGAAGCAACAACCTAGCGATTTATCTCGCCGTTCTTTGCTTAAAGCACTCACCGTTGGCAGCGTTGCCGGCGCCGCAATTGCCGCTACCGGCATGAGCGCAGCCCAAGCCAGCGAGAGCAGCAAGGTAACAACCAAAGAGCCTAAGGGTTACCACGAAACTGCGCACATTATCAGCTATTACGATAGCCTGCGTAGCTAATCTAGGAGAAGTCAGCGATGAAGTTAACTCGCAAGTCCGATGTCGCCCAAGTGGCCGACAAACCGACGTTAGGCATTAGCCGTCGTCAATTTATGAAGCAAGCAGGTATTACTACCGGTGGTATCGCAGCAGCTTCTCTGATGGGTACTGGCATGATGCGCCGCGCAGAAGCCAAAGATGTGCCACACGACGCGCCGATCGAAGTTAAACGTACGATTTGTAGTGCCTGTGCTGTGGGTTGTGGTCTGTATGCCGAAGTGCAAAATGGTGTGTGGACGGGTCAAGAACCTGCATTCGATCACCCATTCAATGCTGGCGGTCACTGCGCTAAGGGTGCTGCACTGCGTGAGCATGGCCACGGTGAAAAACGCCTGAAATACCCAATGAAATTGGTTGATGGTAAGTGGAAAAAAATCTCTTGGGAAGATGCGATTAACGAAGTGGGCGACCAAATGCTCAACATTCGTAAAGAATCAGGCCCAGACTCAGTGTACTTCATGGGTAGCGCTAAGTTCTCTAACGAAGGCTGCTATATGTACCGCAAACTGGCGGCCATGTGGGGCACAAACAACGTCGACCACTCAGCTCGTATTTGTCACTCTACCACGGTAGCCGGTGTTGCTAACACTTGGGGTTACGGTGCGCAAACTAACTCTTTCAACGACATTCAGAATGCCAATGCCATCTTCCTGATCGGGGCCAACCCAGCAGAAGCGCATCCAGTATCTATGCAGCACATTCTGATCGCTAAAGAGAAAAACAACGCGAAAATCATCGTTGTTGACCCACGTTTCTCTCGCACTGCGGCGCACTCAGATCTGCACTGCGCGATTCGTCCAGGTACTGACATTCCCTTTATCTACGGTATGTTATGGCACATTTTCGAAAACGGTTGGGAAGATAAGACCTTTATCCAACAACGCGTATTTGAGATGGAAACCATCCGCGAAGAAGCGAAAAAATTCCCACCTAAAGAAGTGGCAAATATCACTGGCGTAAGTGAAGAAGTCATTTATCAAGCCGCGAAACTGATGGCGGAAAACCGTCCAGGTACCGTGATTTGGTGTATGGGTGGTACTCAACACCACGTCGGTAACGCTAACACCCGTGCTTACTGTATTCTGCAATTAGCCTTAGGCAACATGGGCGTTTCTGGCGGCGGTACTAACATTTTCCGTGGCCACGACAACGTACAAGGCGCGACCGACTTAGGTCTGCTGTTCGATAACCTACCAGGTTACTACGGTTTAACCTCAGCCGCTTGGACTCACTGGACCCATGTGTGGGATCTAGATATGGAGTGGGTGAAGAGCCGCTTCGATCAAAACGCCTATTTAGGCAAAGATCCAATGACCACCCCTGGTATTCCTTGTTCTCGCTGGCACGATGGCGTGTTAGAAGACAAGAGCAAGCTGGCACAGAAAGACAATATCCGTATGGCCTTCTTCTGGGGTCAATCGGTCAACACTGAAACCCGTCAACGTGAAGTGCGTGATGCTTTAGACAAGATGGACACAGTAGTGGTTGTCGACCCATTCCCAACCATGGCGGGTGTGATGCACCGTCGTAAGAATGGCGTGTATCTGTTACCTGCTGCGACTCAGTTTGAAACTCAAGGTTCAGTGTCTAACTCAGGCCGTTCTATCCAATGGCGTGAGCAGGTTATCCAACCTTTATTCGAGTCAAAAACCGACATCGAAATTATGTACCGTTTAGCGCAAAAACTCGGTATTGCCGAGCAATACACTAAACGCATCGCCAAAGAAAACGGCTTACCGGTTATCGAAGAGATCACCCGCGAAATCAACCGCGGCATGTGGACCATCGGTATGACAGGTCAAAGCCCTGAGCGTATCAAGCTGCACACCCAAAACTGGGGCACTTTCAGCAACAAGACGCTCGAAGCCGTCGGCGGCCCAGCGAAGGGCGAAACCTACGGTTTACCTTGGCCATGTTGGGGCACACCAGAAGCTAAACACCCTGGTACCCAAATTCTGTATAACCAATCCAAACACGTTAAAGACGGCGGCGGTAACTTCCGCGCTCGTTACGGCGTTGAATACAATGGCAAAAACCTACTGGCTGAAGGCTCTTTCTCTAAAGGTGCCGAGATCCAAGACGGTTACCCAGAATTTACCGACAAGCTGCTGAAGCAACTCGGTTGGTGGGATGACCTGACTGCGGAAGAAAAAGCCGAAGCTGAAGGCCGCAACTGGAAGACAGACTTGTCAGGCGGCATAGTGCGCGTGGCAATCAAGCACGGTTGTATTCCATTTGGTAACGCTAAAGCCCGTTGTATTGTTTGGACTTTCCCAGACCAAGTGCCAGTTCACCGCGAGCCGTTATACACAGCACGCCGTGACTTAGTGGCTAAATACCCAACCTACGACGATATGCAAGTTCATCGTCTGCCAACACTGTACAAGTCAATCCAAGAGAAAGACTTCAGCGGCAAGTACCCACTGGTACTGACCTCTGGTCGTTTAGTGGAATACGAAGGTGGTGGTGAAGAATCTCGTTCTAACCCATGGCTGGCTGAGCTTCAACAGGAAATGTTTGTTGAAATCAACCCAGGTGACGCAGCCGACCGCGGTATCCGCAACGGTGAGTTTGTGTGGTTAGAGGGCGCCGAAGGTGGCCGCATTAAAGTACAAGCCATGGTAACACCACGCGTTAAACCAGGTGTGACCTTTATGCCATACCACTTTGCGGGTGTGATGCACGGTGAAAGCTTAGCGCCTAACTATCCTGAGGGCACTGTGCCTTACGTTATCGGTGAATCCGCTAACACGGCACTGACCTATGGTTATGACCCTGTGACTCAAATGCAGGAAACCAAAGCGTCGCTCTGTCAGATCGTTAAAGCGTAAGTGCAGCTTAAGCTAGGAGAATTGCCACTATGGCTACAATGAAATTTTTGTGTGACACCAAGCGCTGCATCGAATGTAACGGCTGTGTCACCGCATGTAAAAACGAAAACGATTCCGCTCTCGAGTGGGGTATTCAACGCCGCCGCGTAGTAACTATCAACGATGGTCAACCCGGTGAAGCTTCAATCTCTGTCGCCTGTATGCATTGCTCAGACGCGCCATGTATGGCGGTTTGCCCAGCAAACTGCTTCTACAAAACCGAAGACGGCATTGTGCTACACAACAAAGATGCCTGTATTGGTTGCGGTTATTGCTTGTACGCCTGTCCATTTGGCGCACCACAGTTCCCGAAAAAAGGTGCCTTTGGTAGCCGCGGTAAGATGGATAAATGTACCTTCTGTGCCGGCGGGCCAGAAGAAAACCACTCAGAGGCAGAGCGCCAAAAGTACGGTTCAAACCGTATTGCCGAAGGCAAACTGCCAATGTGCGCAGAACTATGTGCGACTAAGGCCCTGTTAGCGGGTGATGCAGAAGTGGTTTCTAGCATCTTCCGTGAGCGTGTGGCTTACCGTGGCGCTAAAAACGCGGCTTGGAATTAATTCAGGTCACAGGATCTGTCCACAGACTTAGCTTGGCGCCTGCTAGCAGGCGCCACTAAGCGAGAGAGGATGTATGATGAACAAATGGTTCAAACACATAGGTTTAGCCATAGCACTGCTATTTAGTGCCGTGTGTCTAGCCAATGGTGGTGATGAACAGGCGCTCCAACCTCAAGCCTCTGATGCCCAAATTTGGGCACAGCTGAAGGACGGCGCCACGGGATACACTACCTCCCAAAGCGAGTTCCACGCACAACCGATCAATACCTACGATCTGCGTGTGCTGGAGCTGCGTAGCGACTGGTTGGCGCCGGCCTTAATGGCAGCGTTATTCGGCATGATCATTATCTTTGTCTTATTTATCAAGGTGAACGGCATCTCCAAGCTACACCATGGTTTTTCAGGCAAGTTAGTGCATCGCTGGTCAAAGTTTGACGTTTCAATCCACTGGTTAGGTGCGATCCCGTGCTTAATGTTGATTTTAACGGGCTTAACCTTATTAGCGGGTCGTTTCTTCTTCCAACCTTGGTTGGGCGAAGGCATCTGGGAAGCCATCGTTTATGGCGCTAAACAAATCCACGATGTGATGGCGATTCCGTTTATGATCGGCTGGGCATTGATGACAGTGTTATGGGCGAAGAACCAGCTGCCAAAAATGTACGACGTGAAGTGGTTCCTCGTTGTGGGTGGTTACATCAACTTTGGTCCCTTCAAAGGTAAGCACCCTGACGCAGGTTTTGCTAACGCCGGTGAAAAAATGTGGTTCTGGGCCTTTGCCCTGTTTGGGTTAGTGATTTCAGCCTCGGGCATGTTGTTACTGTTCCCAAATCTTTTCGAACCAAGCCGCACCTTAAGCTTAATCGCGCTGGTATTGCACTCAGTGAGCGCTATCGTGATCTGCGCCTTCTCTATCGTGCATATCTTCATGGCAACGGTAATGTCTGAAGGAGGTATGGAGTGTATGGTGTCTGGTTATTGTGATGAAAACTGGGCAACCCAACACCACAACCTGTGGTACGACGAAATCAAAGCTAACGGCACTTTGAAATATAAAGAGTAAAAGTCGCTGAAAACACAAAACCTCCACAGCATGCTGTGGAGGTTTTTTTATGGGTAAAATAAGTGCGTTAAATCGAGCGCTTAGAAGCGGTACATCACAGAGACACCCAGATTTCTTGGGTCGATAATCGCCGCATAACCATCGGGATAACTGCGGCTGGCAGGTTCATTTACCGTCAAGGCTTGCTCATCAAACAGGTTGTTTACAAAGCCGCTGATTCTCCAGCTATCGGTTTGATAATCGAGGCTTAAGCGGGCAACGACATAATCGCCAGCCACCCGTGATTCGGTATTATTAATATCCGCATAATACTCACCCACATAGTTACCTGAAAAACCAAAAGAAAATGCATCGCCCAACCAATATTTTAAGCCCGCATTGGCGGTCACATGCGGCGCCGAGTTCAGCTGATTGCCGATAATGTCACCATAGCTAGGATCCGCTTGCTTGATTTCACTATCAAGTAAACCTACGCCCGAAATAAACTGCAGATTTTCGGTGAGCATGGCGCTGAATTCAGCCTCAATACCATAACTGACCGCTTTATCGATATTGGTAATTTTGCGGGCGCTGTTAGAGGCTTGGTAACCTTCGAAATCGTTGTAGAAGAGGTTGGCATTAAAGTTAACATCGCCATCCATAAACGCGCTGCGACTGCTGATTTCATAGGTATTAACGTACTCTTTGTCGTAGTAGTAATACTCACTTTCGGCTAACGACAACGCACCGCCGCCCGAGTTATAACCGCGACGCACGCTGGCCGCCAAAGTTGTGCTGTCATTCAGCGCATATTGCAGCACTAACTTCGGCAGGGTAACGGTATTGGCATTATCGAGTTTTTCCTGCAATTGACTGCCTTGATAGAGCATATTGAAGTTACGCAATTGCTCCTCACGCATCACGCGGCCACCGAATGTGACCCAGAGTGATTCGGCAAGGCCATAGGTCATCTCACCATAAATAGAGGTGGACTCAGTGCTATCATCCCCACTGTAGACAGAGCTGCCAGTACTACCAAAATCTTGATCGCGTTTAAAATAGGCTAAACCCACAAAGCCATTGAAATCTTTATCTTTTAGACCAAAGCTATACTTACCATCGACAGTGTAACTCTGGTCGTTCATATCCACATATTGCTGCGCCGTGGCAAGGGCCTCATAGGATTCAAAGCCCCAGTCATAATCCATATAAGCGACGATGAGATCGAAGGCGCGGCCTTCACCAAGGTCATAATCGACTTTCACTGAGTGAGTCGTGGATTTTGTCTCGATATAACGTTGGAAAATAGGCTTAAACGCCCAAGGATCATCACTGGTAAAATAGTTGCGCCCAGAGTCACCTTTCTCATCATTGTATGAAAAGCTGTAGAGCACTTTGAGATCTTCAATCGCACTCGGCTGCCACAGGAATTTACCGCGCCAGCGATTGGTGATCAGTTCATTGAGGTCAAATGGGACTGGATTTGTCTCATATTCCAAGCCTTTATTGAAGGTATTCCCTGTCACATTTTGTCCGCTCACCCTAAATGCCAGCTCATCATCGAGGATGGGGCCAGAGAGCATAACGGCGCTATCGATAAAGTTATCTTGATTGCGATAACCAACACGAGCCGCACCTTGCCAATCGAAGGTGGGGTCTTCCGTTTTAATAAACACTGTGCCACCAATGCTGTTACGACCGTTAATCGTCGATTGCGGGCCGCGGTACACCTCAATTTGTTGGATATCCCACAGGCCAGTATCACCAGTAAGATCGGCCACAAAAGGTTCAGCAACGCCATCGACTAAGGTGGATACCCGTGCTCGAGCACCGCCGGTAAAAGAGTTAAATCCCGAGGCTGAACCATTACCTGAAACCCCACGGATATCCGGCACAGATCCCGTAAGCACCACCACGTTAGGCACTTCAGATAAGGCACTCGAGGTGGATTGATATTGACCGCTGTCGAGCGCGTCTTTATCGATAACCGAAATAGAGGAAGTCGTATCCTT encodes the following:
- a CDS encoding twin-arginine translocation signal domain-containing protein, which gives rise to MKQQPSDLSRRSLLKALTVGSVAGAAIAATGMSAAQASESSKVTTKEPKGYHETAHIISYYDSLRS
- the fdh3B gene encoding formate dehydrogenase FDH3 subunit beta encodes the protein MATMKFLCDTKRCIECNGCVTACKNENDSALEWGIQRRRVVTINDGQPGEASISVACMHCSDAPCMAVCPANCFYKTEDGIVLHNKDACIGCGYCLYACPFGAPQFPKKGAFGSRGKMDKCTFCAGGPEENHSEAERQKYGSNRIAEGKLPMCAELCATKALLAGDAEVVSSIFRERVAYRGAKNAAWN
- a CDS encoding molybdopterin-dependent oxidoreductase, with the translated sequence MKLTRKSDVAQVADKPTLGISRRQFMKQAGITTGGIAAASLMGTGMMRRAEAKDVPHDAPIEVKRTICSACAVGCGLYAEVQNGVWTGQEPAFDHPFNAGGHCAKGAALREHGHGEKRLKYPMKLVDGKWKKISWEDAINEVGDQMLNIRKESGPDSVYFMGSAKFSNEGCYMYRKLAAMWGTNNVDHSARICHSTTVAGVANTWGYGAQTNSFNDIQNANAIFLIGANPAEAHPVSMQHILIAKEKNNAKIIVVDPRFSRTAAHSDLHCAIRPGTDIPFIYGMLWHIFENGWEDKTFIQQRVFEMETIREEAKKFPPKEVANITGVSEEVIYQAAKLMAENRPGTVIWCMGGTQHHVGNANTRAYCILQLALGNMGVSGGGTNIFRGHDNVQGATDLGLLFDNLPGYYGLTSAAWTHWTHVWDLDMEWVKSRFDQNAYLGKDPMTTPGIPCSRWHDGVLEDKSKLAQKDNIRMAFFWGQSVNTETRQREVRDALDKMDTVVVVDPFPTMAGVMHRRKNGVYLLPAATQFETQGSVSNSGRSIQWREQVIQPLFESKTDIEIMYRLAQKLGIAEQYTKRIAKENGLPVIEEITREINRGMWTIGMTGQSPERIKLHTQNWGTFSNKTLEAVGGPAKGETYGLPWPCWGTPEAKHPGTQILYNQSKHVKDGGGNFRARYGVEYNGKNLLAEGSFSKGAEIQDGYPEFTDKLLKQLGWWDDLTAEEKAEAEGRNWKTDLSGGIVRVAIKHGCIPFGNAKARCIVWTFPDQVPVHREPLYTARRDLVAKYPTYDDMQVHRLPTLYKSIQEKDFSGKYPLVLTSGRLVEYEGGGEESRSNPWLAELQQEMFVEINPGDAADRGIRNGEFVWLEGAEGGRIKVQAMVTPRVKPGVTFMPYHFAGVMHGESLAPNYPEGTVPYVIGESANTALTYGYDPVTQMQETKASLCQIVKA
- a CDS encoding formate dehydrogenase subunit gamma, translating into MNKWFKHIGLAIALLFSAVCLANGGDEQALQPQASDAQIWAQLKDGATGYTTSQSEFHAQPINTYDLRVLELRSDWLAPALMAALFGMIIIFVLFIKVNGISKLHHGFSGKLVHRWSKFDVSIHWLGAIPCLMLILTGLTLLAGRFFFQPWLGEGIWEAIVYGAKQIHDVMAIPFMIGWALMTVLWAKNQLPKMYDVKWFLVVGGYINFGPFKGKHPDAGFANAGEKMWFWAFALFGLVISASGMLLLFPNLFEPSRTLSLIALVLHSVSAIVICAFSIVHIFMATVMSEGGMECMVSGYCDENWATQHHNLWYDEIKANGTLKYKE
- a CDS encoding TonB-dependent receptor, which encodes MECRAFKKSAIAVMVSSLVMSSAYAAVDAESSEPIEKITVYGEKIERSLKDTTSSISVIDKDALDSGQYQSTSSALSEVPNVVVLTGSVPDIRGVSGNGSASGFNSFTGGARARVSTLVDGVAEPFVADLTGDTGLWDIQQIEVYRGPQSTINGRNSIGGTVFIKTEDPTFDWQGAARVGYRNQDNFIDSAVMLSGPILDDELAFRVSGQNVTGNTFNKGLEYETNPVPFDLNELITNRWRGKFLWQPSAIEDLKVLYSFSYNDEKGDSGRNYFTSDDPWAFKPIFQRYIETKSTTHSVKVDYDLGEGRAFDLIVAYMDYDWGFESYEALATAQQYVDMNDQSYTVDGKYSFGLKDKDFNGFVGLAYFKRDQDFGSTGSSVYSGDDSTESTSIYGEMTYGLAESLWVTFGGRVMREEQLRNFNMLYQGSQLQEKLDNANTVTLPKLVLQYALNDSTTLAASVRRGYNSGGGALSLAESEYYYYDKEYVNTYEISSRSAFMDGDVNFNANLFYNDFEGYQASNSARKITNIDKAVSYGIEAEFSAMLTENLQFISGVGLLDSEIKQADPSYGDIIGNQLNSAPHVTANAGLKYWLGDAFSFGFSGNYVGEYYADINNTESRVAGDYVVARLSLDYQTDSWRISGFVNNLFDEQALTVNEPASRSYPDGYAAIIDPRNLGVSVMYRF